The Solenopsis invicta isolate M01_SB chromosome 1, UNIL_Sinv_3.0, whole genome shotgun sequence DNA segment CCACCGAATTTGACCACGCGTTTCCGCATTACGTCCGACGTGTGTTCCTCGCACGCAGGGCGTGTGCCATGCAGCTAGGAAACGCGCTCCCGAGGCACGTTAGGAACTCCGGCGGAGATGAGCATCGGAGAAAGCAGATACGAGCGTTGAATTCGTAATCCCCGGAATCGCGGATCGCACGTCACGACGTGTTACCACGCAGCGCGAGAGAAGCGGAGTGGACGCGGCTCTCtcgcccgctcgctcgcgcgcaaTTGCCgtcgcgacggcgacgacgacgacaatgacgaGAACGACGCGCGACATTCATACACATCTACTTCGTGGTATGCACGATTGAACCCACGCGCCGCGTGCCCTCGAGCAGCCGAGCTCGCCTGTCATCGCCCCCTTTTCGGCGCGGCGATCGAGCATTATCGCGTTATCCCTCGCGCCGCGAAGAAGATGCGGCGAACCGGTTCGCGGGAGTAAGAGGATCGCCAACGTTGGATCCACCACGTTGCGCGCTGGCGGAATCCACGCGCATCGTCGTGCGCGCAAGcgagcacgcacgcacgcacgcatgcacgcacacccGTCGCGCGAGCGGAGCGCgacgggagagagaaagagagagagagagagagagagagagagagagaaagcgacaCGTAATACAGCGGGTCTTCTTCGCGCCACGCGTTTGACGCCCAGAGACGTGGCACCGCGCTGCTTCCGTGAACTTTCTTTACCGAGATGTAATGTAAGATAAAACATTtactattctctctctctctttctctttttttctctctcgcgcaCGCGGTCTGTATTATCTTGGAGAAGAGATATCAAATAGCGCCGATACCAAGAGATTCTCCTCGATGGTGGGAAGAAGAGACACCGGAGGATCGCGTGCCGGATCTTGTTCCTTCTGGGAATGAACTTTCCCGGTCAGCGGAATCTGGAGCGTCTCTCCGGAGCGAATCTCACACGCGGCACCACTGCTATTGGttattcctttttatttacGTCAATTACCCCTCGGACTTGTGACAGCGCGCGCGAGTCGGGAAGCCCGAAATCGGATCGAGGGGATTCCTCGTGCGCGTATAAAATTGCGCcgccaacgacgacgacgacgacgacgacgacgacgacgacgcacgCCTTTGCGAAAGCGCGTTTCGTGAGCGAAGGATCGTGCGGCGCGTGGCTCGGCCGGGACACGACCGATCGTTACACGCCTCTGGTGCCGACTAGGGTTCGCCAGCTCGTTCCTTCGGCCGAGAGCTATCGCGAGAACGGAGCGGGACGTAGATATAGCGCgcgcgctctctttctctctcaccctctctatctcctcttttctctctttcgctcccTCTCGCGAAACGGCTGGTCGATTCCACACCACGCTGATCGCGCCTCGGTCCCATCGATACGCACCTTCTTCTTCCCTTGGTGGCCCGGTGCTAACGGCGGCGCGGTGCAGGTGCAGAAGGAAGCCCACGGGCGTGCATCTCCGGCGTCCGTCGTCTCGCACTAAACGAAGGAGGATACGCCTGGCATCGCGCGGATACGaggcgcgcggcgcgacgcggcgcggaaCGGTGCGGAGCGAAACGGAGCAATGAGCGCGCCGAGGTTAGGAGTTAGGAGGGCCGTCGCGAGGAGTGGGGGACGACGACACCTGTTCGACGTTCGCGGCAGCGCCTACGAACGGCTCGAGCGCCACGCCGACGCGATCGGGCAGTATCGATACCTTCGAAGCGGATATTTGGTTTCCGAGAGTCGAAAAGAGCGATCGTACGCTAACGATTTATCGACGCGCCCGCTCAGCGTTTTGAAGCTCCCCATTCTACGTCAATCAGCAATCGTGATTTGGCAattagaattcttttttttttagctcaAATTATATCGAGtgcgatataatttatttatgaaaaattttaaaaactattatttacggccaattaaatttatgaatagcCAAACTgcaaacttaaaattaattgtattggCTTGTTTTTCTTGtccattttttgcaaattatgtataatttatttgtataaattataatattttaaattaaaacgattaagaaattatttgttttaaaaaattgtaacaatcttaatttttaattaaaattaaataattgtataataattgaaaaagtgGACAAGGGGTGATCAGTTTTAAACTTTGGAGTTTGCAATTCATAAATATAGTACATTAAATTGTATCAGATCGCAAAATAAAGATTTCACCTTACGTTCAATTAtgcgtaataattaaaaaaaaaccttaattCTTAATCTTAAAGAAGAATAGCCGAAGTTCTACGATGGGCCATACATCTTTTTGGTCCAAAATTTTGAGTTACACAGAAGgcgaggtaaaaaaaaatattctctggGAGCCGTAAACCCGGCGCGCTTCAAAAAACCGCTGCGCACTCGCGTTCACGCGGATCGCTCGCCAGATGGCGGCGCCGGTCGGCCGCTATATTGATCAAGTTAGATTTCGTGAGACGCACGTTGATAAGATCTCGCGAAATTTTTCGATCGCACGCAATCCTCCCGCGTGACGTGCGTGcccgcgtgcgtgcgcgtgtgtgcgtgttcGCCTGACATCCCTCGCTCCGGTATCCGTTCGCGGTGGAGCGGAATTCGGGCCCGCGCGCGCGTCTCCCCCGGCGGTCCGGCGTCGCGTAAATTCTCCTCCCTCGCCCATGACGTCACTCGCGAATTACACAAGCGTCATCGCTCAGTCTGTTGTGGAAAATTTCGCGGGGTCCACGGTGGCGAGGCACATCGCCCTTTGAGCGAGACCGGCGTGCGGCCCTTCgtcggcggcagcggcgacgacgacgacgacgacgacgacgacgacgacaaagCGCGTCGTGACCACAAGTgagctcctctctctctctccaccgttcctctttttctctgtctctcgcgcgcgcgctctctttctctctctctcccccagCATCATCGCCCGCAATCATCGTCACGATCATCAACGTCGTCGTTTACGCCAACCACGCGCGAAACTACGAAGGGGGACTTCCTGGCCAAACCTGTCGCGCGTCGTGTTGTTTATTGTTATGTCGTTCGCCTCAAACAACGTCGGCAGCGTCGTCGGAACTCACGGCACCTCGACGGCGCGACGACATGTCGCCTCGCGTGACACTTTGCATCTGCCTCTACGTCGCGTTTTCGTGGCTCCTTTTTAACCAGGAAGCTCTTCCCCGATAGATCATTCGTGAAGCATTCGCGTGTGTCATTTCCATGAGCTGTGTTTTTTAGTCAGGACCAATTTCTACCCACTGCTGTATTGATCAGaaaggaatatttttttgttgctcAGTGACATTTTCTTTGCAACTTTGAAACTCATGTTTTGTAAGATAGTATTTTATTCTATGCAAAAAGGTTTTCAATATTTTGCTTCAAAAGATTGAAATATCTTGTAATGAGATGTTTGTAAAGAGTGTCAAGCAATACTTAAAGATAATTTTCCTGTGAGAACTGTCACATTGTTCACTGTTGGTAGTttgtcatatttatattaacgctCCCAACATTTGAGAGCATCGAATTTTAGCATTATTTATCCCTACTTAATGTTTGATAAaccagaataaaaaaatttcgagtGTTGCAAGCATTAAATGAAATGTAGCTAATGTGTGTGTGCGCATTTGCATGATGTTAACTATTTTTCTCTCACATTTGCAGTCGAAGTTTACAAGAGACTCTTCCCACGTCGTCACAATGTCTATGCAACAGTTCTGTTTGCGATGGAACAATCATCAACCGAATTTCATTTCGGTCTTTTCCAATTTGCTGAATAATGAAACTTTGGTAGATGTCACTCTCGCTGCAGAAGGCAGGCAAATTCAGGCTCATAAGGTTGTGCTGTCGGCATGCAGCACGTACTTTCAGTCGCTGTTCACAGTGAATCCCTGTCAGCACCCTATTGTTATACTCAAGGACATCAAGTTTTCCGACCTCAAGATTATGGTAGATTTTATGTATTATGGAGAAGTGAACATATCTCAAGACCAATTGCCATCCATCATAAAggtaaagtaaaatatttcatctGAATAATCAATTGCTCCTACACTTTGTGTATCTTATTAACACTCTGTTTATTTAACAGACGGCAGAGAGTTTGAAGATAAAGGGACTCGCGGAAATGCATACAGCATCATTAACTAAATGGCCAAGTGGAAGCAGCGAAACGGGCGGAGGGGATCGCGGCGAATCCTGTTCACCAAGTCCATCTCCGTTATCTCCTTCTTTTCGTAGAAAAAGATTAAGGAAGTCTTCTACTGGCTCAACGTCTGGTTCCGGTGACAAACCGGAGGAAATGAATGAAATCACACTAGTGGCTACTAACATCGTTAAACCTGAACCTCTTATTGCGTCGCAAGAAAGCGGAGAGAATTTGAGGCGACCAATAAACACTAGCACAGAATCTCAAGGCAGTATTGATGAAGATCAAATATCAATTGTAAGTAAATatgacatattatttttatattatataatcacaATGTTGTGTAAGAAAATTATGACATTCCTGAATACTATCAAAACTCGAATCTAAGTCTTTCTCTTCTCAGGTAGTGATTCTGCCACTAAGAGAAGACCAAAAAGAACCTTTTATTCCATGAAtttcgttaaatttttatatgttatatctTTCCTAGTAATACCTGGCAAAACTTTTGTCACTGCAcaataattttcgagaaataattgtttaatattctgTATGTATCGTGTTTGTAAGAGTGGTTCTTAAGTATAATCAAGATGAGTAATTAGAATTCTGAACATCACGCGTTTCATCtctgttattttttaactttttatcttctctcctacagatttttttaaaataaaatttgcgatcaagtgaattattaatgaatttattcggccaaaaataattacaattatttgcaTACTTTTAATCGATAACTATAAAGAAGGTACTGATTTGTTAttcaatagaaaaataaaaattatttaaaaatactaaggtttgtgtattatataaaattacaattattttaatcatgttagtttttatgataattatcaTCCAAATATGTAAAGGTTCTCATTTGCGAATATTTCAAAAgcaatgattaaaataattgcaatataattttatgtaataatatataaaataaactttcaaacaattttttgttttttcataaataacaaataactttCATTGctgttgttaataaaaagtatgcaaattattttaattttaattattttttacttaaaaaatacattaataatttacttcattgcaaatttaattttaaaaaattgtaaaaaaaagttgaaaaacaGAGGGAGGAAGGacttaaaaatttgtaacatctaGCATTCTAGTTACTCGTTTGATCACGCTCACTAGCTGTGAATTGCTCTTACAAATTCggcattttaaatgaaaaattttaaacaattatttctttaaaactgttgcgcaaaaataattttaccgcGTATAATGAAAGAAGTATagcaaaacatattaaaaatttaggaaaatcTATGAGATTGAAAGTTTGTCCCCTTTCCTTATGAATCACAACTGTCTTCTcttgatatttttgttttgccTAAATATCTTATACTTGAAGCTTTTATCCAAGCAAGTAGAATCCGTTAAACTcagaagtaatttttaaaattaaataaaatatgtatttaatgtattaatttatttaaatattaataatttatttaatgcattaatTTAAGTACTATGTGTACATAAACTGTTAGAATAATTGGTGGTCTAATGGACTCTGCTTGTTCATTTGCGATATAAATAGGTTTGTCCGAATagggattaaataaataaactaacaGGTATCAGCGGATAATGTTTtaaagatgttaaaataatgtttctataATACATGATGTTTTTGGTTTTAGATGAGTAATATGGAAACTAGTTCTGCTAATACGCCCGCCCAAAGTGACGGTTCTATTCAAGATGTAAGTCAACAATCGGCAGGAAATATTGGACAAAGTTCTGTTTCTACGCAACCACCTGTTCATCAAGGTAAGATACCATTAAATATGCTTTATACtgtttcaaatttaaatctccataaaatatttgaaggaGAGAGTCATTCAGATTACTTATTACAATGTAAGCTATACATGCTACATGTTACAAACACAGacgaattaatatataaatttatgaattgcaaatatttttacacttcttttttttatgttgcatgaataattttgtacatggctgtaaattaaaaaaattttattcatacatatagatggaaatttatttttttataaagatatgttttcctaaatattttacatattttctgcGATGCCGCGTATGTTCTTTTTACCTGATATTATAATTTGGCTATTTAGAATGTgctgtttatattattatttgtattctgtacagattaataataataataataaaaaaaaacaacaacaacaacttGAATACTTATATGCACATTAAAACATATTCAAAGTGTATAATTGatctgtatatattttatgagtGAAGTAgggccatatatatatatacaaaaaattaatgtaataaactcTAATCAAtgagaaaaaacagttttaattttattatatatatatatatacaaaaaattaatgtaataaactcTAATCAAtgagaaaaaacagttttaattttattatatatatatgatattaatatgtattaaaaaagatctctcactatttttatattttttaaagggaTTTAATTTCTAGGCTatctaagatttttttaaatccaaattaaaagagaaaaagctacgcacaattgtaaaaaataaatgtattcaaattttattatttagcaagcatttaattttttgtttttgtaaagaTATATAAGTTACAAGACCAATATTTTAGCTATTATATAGCAGATTGATTAATACAGCATTAGAGTAATGTGATTGTGTGCAGGCGTAATAGTATGGAAGTttgaaattatagtttttaattgaACGGGAAATGTCACGCGTGAATGATTAGCTACAATATAGGTTTAATAATATAGTTTCTGCCATAGAGAGTAGACTGTACATTGTAAATTCATGCAGAATGCTTCGGCAACTTTGGCAAATTGCATGACACCTCCTCTTTAAGCAAATCTCTCCGACAATTGTTATTTGAATAATGCATACTGATTGTGGTGGGTATTTGAACTGCATGTCGATAAGCGAAAGTTACACACATTATATGCTGGCACAGATGCGTTTAAATGTATTGCACAAGGAGAATCAACAGACGTTTGACATGAAAATAGAGCGAAATTTCAGGAATTGAAATTCTAATAATGCGAATGTGCAAAGAAAAGATTGTTTCTCTCATTCATGAAAGAAAAATCATCATGGTACACAGATACATAGCAcacaatatgttatatatttccgGAGGGATAGTATATCGGGCCTTTGACATTATATATAACGGAGTTATGTATGTGTGCCTTTTCTGCCCTATGAATATAACAAATGCCGTACACATATTTCGATATTTCGGTATAAAACAATGATGTGCTTAAAAATGTATCTGTGCCATGCCGCAACTCCATACTTAATACGCTCATATATCGTTTCTTcacaagattttatttttaatatctatcaTCTTTCGCTTACTTAGCttagtattgtttttttttctacatatcatagaataaactattttcttttgattagATCATAATTTATGTACGCCTTGTTTTATATGAACAGTTATGCCGATATATGActttatttgtcattatttataGTTCAAGTTACGTTATTAATAGCGTAATATAATTGTGTTAAAATcgtatcttttaaattaaagtttttgaCGTAATTTGTGcaggtaaaataaaattttatgtggaaataCATTAATGATCATAATACGAATCAGATAGACGATTTTTGAAAGTGTTATCTGAAGACAAATTTCATTGTCTCAATGTAAATCGGaattaaagatatttctttttgcttactgtttattttgtaatgttttataatactaCGATCATATtactgtctctctctttctctctctctctctttgactTGATCATTTACTTTTGCTGCAAACGCAAAACCGGTTAATAATTCCTGTGCTCTGACCAAAGATGAATCGGTCTGTTCTACAGGATTACAATGGACTATTATGGAGCACACATATCATCCGACACGTTTCGCTCTGTCCTCGTGTCAAACGAATCTGTCGATCCAAGCGTCGTCGGCGTTTACGACGCCCGAAATAACAGCATCCTCGACCATCAGCGATCAGTACTCTGGTACCAGCACGACTGGTTCCAGTTGCGCCCTGACGAACTATTCGAACTCCTCCCACGGGACGTTGCAGCACGCGTCGTCGGGTGGCCCCTCGCCATCGACGCAGTGCCCCAGTAACTGCCAGAGCCCCTGCGCCAGCCCGCAGACTGCGATTAAGAGGAAGCGCTCGACTAATCCGCAGGCAGATGAGAACTTTATACGCGCGCTTGACGCCGTGCGCTACGGTGGCATAGGGTTTTGCAAGGCTGCCAGAATGTTCGGCGTAAACAATCGAACACTCTGGCTTGAGTACAAGAAGCGTGGCTATCCGAACAATCGGCCCAGCCTCAAGTCTCGCGTTAAGCAGGAGGTCAATTCCTCGCCGCCGCCGGCACCCCCGACGCAGCCCATGAATTCGCAGAGTCCGACGCCTATGGGCCCGCCCACAACTCCGCACAGTACACACAACACACATAGCACGCACACCATGCTGACCAGCCACAGTCCCCACACGATGCTGAGTGGTTACATTGACAGGCATACGGACTATACGCTACCGAGCTCCACAATGCCGATCAATCTGCACGGCGTTAATTACAATGCCATGTGAACTGTGTCCTACCCGGAAAGTCGCTTGTATAGACGAGCTTGAGAAGTATTACTTCTTCCCTATACCTCTTCCTTTCCTCTCCTGTCCTCGTGTACAACTAAACCCACCGCGATTACCTGTGTCAGTAACGAGGCGTCAGTAGCGAGGCATTGAAAAGTCAAACGTTTCAATTTTTCAAGGCATTTCTGCCTGGCTGTACTCAcagattttctttatatttacatgtgttaaataattttgaaagattGAAATATAATTCATATTGTATAGGATTTAtcagatgtaaaaaaattttacctggtaaaaatttatatataatcaaatataaatctatgtaatttatatataaagatatatagaaaaaagtaataagaatgattaaaaaataattagaaaaatgcattttgcattattttgtactaaaattttctccataaaaagtaaaattactcTCATGTTACATATTTAGTAttcatatatttacaattttatacattattatatgtaatcatATAACATAggcaattttttcattttttcaaactttattttttattttataaaaaatgcaaaaattatatttctaattatttttacaattcttaTTGTTTATCCTCTATATATGAACAAAAATTgtacaagaaaaagaaaacatgagcatttatatataattatatttatatttaattatatatgaactTTTTTTACCAGATTGTACACATTTTTCTCTAATTCTAGATGATTTAAAAGATTTGAATTCCACTTATCTTTATCGAAAGTTttgttaagaataataattagCGATAATTTTAGTAATCATAATAttgagttaaatatatatttttagaaagaatttaattttgtataaaaatatctttgtcaAATtctagctaaaaaaaaaaaagaattgaattaaCGTTTGTTTCATCGTCTGtaacataaagaaaattgcTTTGATTCATCCTATGCACCACGATATTGATTATGTTTCTAAATTCATTGTCAGTACTGATGGCACAATAAAAGCCGTTGCAAAATTTATCGCAGCACGTTGTGACAGCTCTGCGAgagaataacataattttatcaatttattttgtgtatttaagtGACACTAAATTCACAGATTCCGAATTTACAAATACATTCTTATGCCTACGCGTGGAAAATAAAGATTGCAAATATGCAATAATTGCCCCTAGAGAGttgatattaaaattctaaGTTGTTTGGATATATTAGTATAActttcgtgattttttttttttaatattgtagtaCATCGATTGTACGCTTGTgaaaataaaacacttttattataatgatatcATGCTATCAGTTCTGTCAGTGACTAAGAACACAACCGttgtattcatattattttattaaattatttaaactaattttgttTTCGTAAAATGTATCTCTTTGTTTTCATTGTCTCTTAATTTATCTCGATACGCGATTTATAATCCGAGCTGAATGTCTGTAATGTGTGACAAATGAGCAGATATAGCAACGACATGTCGTATCAACAACTTCTAATATTTATAGCAGATTATTATCTGTAGTTTTTAGCCTTTTGTTACGTATCGTCAgacattacaaattataattacgaGTTATAATAGAGTGAAGATTTCGTCTAGAAACGGTGCAATTTCATTGCTTCGATAATGTTACGGTATTGGTAATGAAACCGTCTACCATTGCACCGATTACGAATACCATGGTCAGTCAACAATTAACAGTAAAGTTCGgattatttttgctttttttatataatatttcgcaatattttaatttcattttaaatatctcGTGACTAATTTTCATCAATCATcacttttcttaattaaattatttcttcgaTTTGCTTCAAGATTACTACCattaaaacaatgtttactgattaagtttgttttttgattttttaaaattattgttaatgtattgttattaataaagttgCCACAAAATTGTGTCGACACGTGTGTCAttcaatcattattttattaagaatatcATAAGTGAAACTTACATCATTACTACTTATTCATCATTTTATCCAAGATACAACATAATGGAAATAATGGATTCTACCATAAATTATTGACTGATCATCGTGATCTatcgtattaatatttgtaaatatagtaaattacgaagcatataattaaaaattatgttatctatATTTGCACGTGTGTGTTGATACAGATCATTGAAGAAATGATCATTGTATAAGACTACAATGCACACACGGAgataatttatcaatacatgtattacaattatatatacatataatatatattaattgttgCTATGTTGATAAATATATGAGAAACATCATTTTCTATGTTTTCTTTCTATACCTGGAagcttgtttaattttttatgttgtatGCAAGAAATTGAGATATATTTTGTTACGTattataatagattattattttaatacattattattttttccaggtatttacatttatttatctgCTTTTCTGTtagtaaaaatggaaaattacgTTGATGAAAACGTATATGTTGAATAATGATACGGACAAATGCAATTTATGTACTCGATGTATTAAATATTCCGAACCAAATCAAACTTCGTGAAAATAGTTCTATCATTTCGAagcaaaatgtaaatttaatgtgaaATATTGTCAGCTTTAGAAGAAGCGCACTCGTATATAAAGAATGTGAGAatgaatatatacaatatttctctaTGACATATTTTTCTGTTACGTTTAATCGTAATAATAGTCTAATTCTCTCCCCACAGTGTGTAAAATATGATAGATACTTGATGCAAAAAcaaatatggttttttaatattaattgtaaaataaatataaaacgtaCACATATATATGAAGATAACTTTATGAAGATTAATGTTTCTAATTTAGCTTTTTGCAGGAATAATCTTTTTTGTTGTATTACATTTGttgtgtatatttaataaacggaATCATTGGAACAGTAATGCATGTATTGAGCACAAAAGAATGCGAACGCTTAAGATAACTCGAAAGATATTTTGAACTTGTACCTCCTACCCTTTATTTGTTTCTGTAAACTGCAAACTTTTGGTTACTGCAGTATGAAGTTAAAGCTGCTTTGTGCGAAGATCGAAAAATATACACTTGAGTAATTTGACTATagaaattagtttttaatatattgtaaaattagctGTTAATTGCACTGTTAAGAAGCATTTATACCCCTTATATAAacgattgaaaaataattcagaaggaataaaaattattctaacaaTTTGCAACAGAATGGGAGCCCCAATTTTACTTCTTTTCAATGTTTTACAACCTCTTTTTGTTCATTAATCATTTAAGCGAATAATTCATTTCATGTTATAATCGTTAcgattatcaaatatttaggaagataattatttaaagaagaaaCGATCATGATAATCAAAATACAATGATCCAATTATGATTATCtcataatatcattatttatctgtaattattgaacaattgcttgacataattattaatcttt contains these protein-coding regions:
- the LOC105202043 gene encoding protein tramtrack, alpha isoform isoform X2 codes for the protein MSMQQFCLRWNNHQPNFISVFSNLLNNETLVDVTLAAEGRQIQAHKVVLSACSTYFQSLFTVNPCQHPIVILKDIKFSDLKIMVDFMYYGEVNISQDQLPSIIKTAESLKIKGLAEMHTASLTKWPSGSSETGGGDRGESCSPSPSPLSPSFRRKRLRKSSTGSTSGSGDKPEEMNEITLVATNIVKPEPLIASQESGENLRRPINTSTESQGSIDEDQISIMSNMETSSANTPAQSDGSIQDVSQQSAGNIGQSSVSTQPPVHQGLQWTIMEHTYHPTRFALSSCQTNLSIQASSAFTTPEITASSTISDQYSGTSTTGSSCALTNYSNSSHGTLQHASSGGPSPSTQCPSNCQSPCASPQTAIKRKRSTNPQADENFIRALDAVRYGGIGFCKAARMFGVNNRTLWLEYKKRGYPNNRPSLKSRVKQEVNSSPPPAPPTQPMNSQSPTPMGPPTTPHSTHNTHSTHTMLTSHSPHTMLSGYIDRHTDYTLPSSTMPINLHGVNYNAM